Proteins encoded together in one Vigna angularis cultivar LongXiaoDou No.4 chromosome 5, ASM1680809v1, whole genome shotgun sequence window:
- the LOC108339326 gene encoding uncharacterized protein LOC108339326 produces MKLQTRKQKSGNPSRMKHSCISNKGRDNLLRRYVTEEKVEGILWHCHDSPYGRHFSVERTAAKLARVLKHYGVRHKVATPYHPQTNGQAKVSNREIKRILEKIVASSRKDYSQRLDDALLAYRTAMKTTIGLSPFQMVYGKACHLPVEMEHRALWALKFLNYDPCDTTEKRRRQLIELEEMRLHAYDSSKNNKEKLKSKWSGPFRIKNVLPHGVVELTDPFSEDQQRSWVVNGQRLKHYFGGEVERLSTIMELVDPDSV; encoded by the exons ATGAAGTTACAAACAAGGAAGCAGAAATCTGGGAATCCTTCTcggatgaaacactcatgtatatcAAACAAAGGtcgtg ataatcttctgaggcgCTATGTGACTGAGGAAAAAGTGGAAGGAATTTTATGGCACTGTCATGACTCACCTTATGGGCGACATTTTAGTGTAGAAAGAACAGCTGCAAAA CTGGCAAGGGTACTCAAGCACTATGGTGTGAGACACAAGGTAGctacaccttatcatccacaaacaaaTGGGCAAGCAAAGGTTTCAAATAGGGAGATAAAAAGGATTCTAGAAAAGATAGTTGcctcatcaagaaaggattacTCTCAGAGGTTAGATGATGCTCTTTTGGCCTATAGAACTGCAATGAAGACAACTATTGGATTATCTCCTTTCCAAATGGTCTATGGAAAGGCATGTCACCTTCCGGTGGAGATGGAACATCGAGCTCTATGGGccttaaaattcttgaattatGATCCTTGTGACACTACTGAAAAGAGAAGAAGGCAACTTATTGAGCTTGAGGAGATGCGGCTGCATGCCTATGATTCCTCAAAGAACAACAAAGAAAAG TTGAAGTCCAAGTGGTCTGGTCCATTTAGGATCAAGAATGTTCTTCCACATGGAGTAGTTGAGTTAACAGATCCTTTCTCTGAAGATCAACAAAGAAGCTGGGTCGTCAATGGACAACGGCTCAAGCATTATTTTGGTGGTGAGGTGGAACGCCTATCCACAATCATGGAGTTGGTTGATCCAGATTCAGTTTAA